AGATCACCATCCGGCTCAAGATAAACCGAATGAGCATGGTGAAATTCCCAGGACACGTGATGACAGTGAAGATGACAAGAAAGATCCATATCAGGACCAGTAAATGCCTGCTTAGCCTTTTTTGTTAAAAGTAATGAGGAAATGTTTTAGAAACAGGCTTTCCCATTGCGCCGGTGAAGCTTAAACTAGCGGACTTTAGGGTGGTCATCGTCGCCCATTTTGACAGGAGTAATCTATGGTTTCCCCGCTGAAAGTTGCATTCATAAAAGCCAACTGGCATGCCGATATCGTTAATCAGGCGCTGGCCGGATTTAAAAATGAGATGGCTGCCCGTGAAGTTGACTGCCAGATTACCGTGCTGGACGTACCGGGCGCCTTTGAAATGCCCCTGCTGGCCCAGCGTCTGGCTAAACGCGGCGACGTGGATGCGATCGTTTGCGCTGCGCTGGTGGTGGACGGAGGTATCTACCGTCATGACTTCGTGGCTCAAGCCGTGGTAACCGGACTGATGGATGTGCAACTGGCAACTGATGTCCCGGTATTCTCCGTTTCCCTGACGCCGCACAATTTCCAGCCTGCCGATGAGTTTACTGGCTTTTACAGCGAGCACTTTATCAAGAAAGGGGCTGAAGCTGCCCGTGCCGTTTGCATGATTAGCGAACTTAAGTAATCTAAGCTGTTACAGCATACGCCGGGGGAGTGTCTCCCGGTGTTGAACCCGAACCCTTAACCCGAACCCGCAATTTGTCCTCCTGACTCAGCCCGCCTGTTAACCCTGTGCAGCAAATCTCAGTATTCCGCTTTTACCAATATCCAGTTCCGCTTTCTCCTTAAGACGCTGCTGACCGTTCTTATTTTGGTCCTACCAATGCAGCCAAACTGTGAGCCGCTTTACGGGTTGCAATAGTGAGGTTATGCAATTGTTGCTTTAAGGTTATCAAAAGAGAAACAATTGCCGCTGCTGACTGCTTTGGTAGGACCAATATCCGAAAACGGCGTTTTTCCCGGACCTGATCCAGCCAACAGCAGCACCCTCTGGCACTCTTTCAGGAGCACAACGATAATGGGTAGCTGGCTACAAAATTACGATCCTCTGGGCAATATCTGGCTCTCCAGCCTGATCGCGGCCCTGCCAATATTGTTCTTCTTCCTGGCCCTGACCAAATTACGCATGAAAGGCTATGTTGCCGGCACCATCACGGTGTTAATTGCTCTGGCCGTAGCGCTGCTGTTTTATCGTATGCCGGTTGATAAAGCCCTGTCTGCCGCTGTTTTCGGCTTTTTTTACGGACTGTGGCCGATCGCATGGATAATCGTCGGGGCGGTCTTCGTTTATAAAATCACCGTCAAAACCGGGCAGTTCGACATCATCCGCAGCTCCATCCTGTCAATAACGGAGGACCAGCGCCTGCAAATGCTGATTGTGGGCTTTGCGTTTGGCTCGTTCCTTGAAGGAGCAGCAGGCTTTGGCGCGCCGGTAGCGATTACTGCGGCATTGCTGGTGGGCCTGGGATTCAAGCCGGTTTACGCCGCCGGTTTATGCCTGATCGTTAATACTGCGCCGGTGGCTTTCGGTGCAATGGGCATTCCGATTATTGTTGCAGGCCAGGTGACCGGCATTGATGCTATGGCGATCAGCCAGATGGCGGGGCGGCAACTGCCGTTCCTGACGATGATTGTGCTGTTCTGGGTGATGGCTATCATGGATGGCTGGCGTGGGGTGAAAGAGACCTGGCCTGCGGTACTGGTCTCCGGTGGCTCATTTGCAATTGCCCAGTATCTGACCTCCAATTTCCTCGGTCCGGAACTGCCGGACGTGATCTCCGCGCTGGTTTCGCTGTTGTGCCTGACGCTGTTTCTTCGCGTCTGGAAGCCGGTACGCATTTTTCGCTTTGACCGCGAGGAACAAGGGCAGGTTGACCGGGATTCACAGCCGGAAAAAAGGTACAGCGCCAGGCAGATTTTGCGGGCCTGGATGCCCTTTATTTTCCTGACCTTTACCGTTACCGTCTGGAGCGTTCCACCGTTCAAAGCGCTGTTTACGCCGGGAGGTGCGCTTTACAGCTGGGTTGCCACCGTAGCCGTGCCTTTCCTGCATCTGCAGGTCACTAAGATGCCCCCGGTGGTGGCGGGCGCTGAACCTTATGCGGCCATTTTCAAATTCGACTGGTTCTCGGCCACGGGTACAGCCATCTTTATCTCGGCGCTGATGGCGATAGTCTGGCTGAAAATGAAACCGGCACTGGCAGTGAAAACCTTCGTGGAAACGCTGCGCGAGCTGGCATTGCCGATTTACTCCATTGGCGCGGTGCTGGCGTTTGCCTTTATCTCCAACTATTCCGGGCTCTCCACTACGCTGGCTCTGGCACTGGCGCATACCGGTAGCGCCTTTACCTTTTTCTCACCTTTCCTGGGCTGGCTCGGGGTCTTTCTGACCGGATCGGATACCTCATCCAATGCGCTGTTCGCTGCTTTACAGGCCACCACCGCCCAGCAGATTGGCGTGCCGGAAGTTCTGCTGGTTGCCGCCAATACCACCGGCGGCGTGACGGGCAAGATGATCTCTCCGCAGTCGATTGCCATTGCCTGTGCGGCCGTTGGCCTGGCGGGTAAAGAGTCGGATTTGTTCCGCTTCACGGTAAAACACAGCCTGATCTTCACCTGTATGGTTGGGGTTATCACCACCCTGCAGGCCTATGTCCTGCCCTGGATGATCCCATGAGCAGCGATCTGTTAGCCGATCGTTTGCGGGTTTATATCAGCGATAATCAGCTGAAACCGGGTCAGCGGCTTCCAGCCGAGCGACAGCTGGCTCAACAGTTAGGCGTCTCCCGCTCGTCCCTACGGGAAGCGATGCAAAAGCTGATCAGCCTGGGCGTGCTGTTCAGCCGTCGCGGGGGCGGGACCTTTCTGCAGCCAGCCGGGCCCGACTGGACAGAGCAGCGGCTGGTGATGCCGCTGAGCACGCTGCTGGCAGAGGATCCGGGTTACCGTTATGACGTGCTGGAAGCGAGGATAGCGATTGAGTCCAGCACCGCCTGGCATGCTGCGAGCCGCGCCACCGGGGAAGACAAAGCCCGTCTGAAAACCTGTTTAGCTGCAATGCAGCACATCTCCGATCGCGAAGACCCGGATCTCGCTGCGCATTCTGATGTGCGTTTTCACCTTACCATTGCGGAGGCTTCGCACAATCTGGTGCTGTTGCAGGCCATGCGGGGCCTGTTTGATTTACTGCAATCCTCGGTCATGCAAAGCCGACAGAGATTGTATCTCCAGCCGACTATCCCTGACCGTCTGGCAGACCAGCACCTGGCCATTTACCAGGCAATCGTTGGCGGTGAGCCGGACGCCGCCCGGCAAGCGATGACCCACCATCTTGAGTTTGTTGCCCAAACCCTGCATGGCCTGACAGAGCAGGAGGCGCGACACGCACGCAGCCTGCGTATCCCGAATGAACCAAACACTAAGTGAGGCCTGAACGTGATTATCTCCTCCTCAAAGGATTACCGAGCCGCGGCAAAAGCGAAAATTCCTCCGTTTCTTTTTCACTACGCTGACGGTGGCGCCTATGACGAACATACGCTGCAACGCAACTGCGAAGATCTGGCGGATATCGCCCTGCGCCAGCGCATTCTGCGTAATATGTCTTCGCTGAGCCTGGAGACAACGCTGTTCAACGAAACCTTGTCCATGCCGGTCGCGCTGGCCCCGGTGGGGCTTTGCGGAATGTATGCCCGCAGGGGAGAGGTTCAGGCTGCCCGTGCGGCGGATAAAAAGGGCATTCCCTTTACCTTATCAACGGTCTCCGTTTGCCCGATTGAAGAGGTGGCCCCGGCCATGAAGCGGCCTATGTGGTTCCAGCTTTACGTGCTGCGGGATCGGGGATTTATGCGTAACGCGCTGGAACGCGCTCAGGCCGCAGGCTGTACTACCCTGGTCTTTACCGTGGATATGCCGGTGCCGGGCGCCCGCTACCGCGATGCTCATTCAGGCATGAGCGGGGCGCATGGCCCTTTACGCCGTTACCTGCAATCGGTGATGCATCCGCAGTGGGCCTGGGATGTTGGTCTGCACGGGCGTCCGCACGATCTCGGCAATATCTCCGCCTATCGGGGTGAACCCACCAACCTTGCGGATTACATTGGCTGGCTGGCGAATAACTTCGATCCCTCCATCTCCTGGAGCGATCTGGAGTGGATCCGTGACTTCTGGAAAGGGCCGATGATCATCAAAGGCATTCTTGATCCTGAGGATGCGCGGGATGCGGTGCGGTTTGGCGCCGACGGTATTGTGGTTTCCAACCACGGTGGCCGTCAGTTGGACGGCGTGCTCTCTTCGGCACGCGCGCTGCCGGCCATTGCGGATGCGGTAAAAGGAGACCTGACTATTCTGGCGGATGGCGGCGTACGCAGCGGGCTGGATGTGCTGCGGATGCTGGCTCTGGGCGCAGACACGGCGTTAATTGGCCGCGCTTTTATCTATGCTCTGGCAACAGCTGGCGAAGCAGGCGTCACCAATCTGCTGAACCTGTTTGAAAAAGAGATGCGGGTAGCCATGACGCTGACCGGCGCGAGTTCCATCGCAGAGATCACGCGTGACTCGCTGGTTGAAGCGGCCAGGCAATAATGGCATTGAGGTCGACCTTTAGCGGCCAGGCAGTAATCGCATCGGGCTGGTCTTAAGCAGCCCCTTAATTTCTCAACAAAACTAACCGCTTAACTTTTAAGCAGGTAAATTTACTCTGGCTCCCTGCGTTAGCCCTGTACTTTTCTTCCGCTCTGCCGATAACCCTGACAGAGAGATTCAGGCGCGCACATTAACGTAGAGGGTAAAATGGATAACTTTCAGAAAGAGATCGACGAGAGGGCAAACCTGGCCTTATCAAACAAATTTGAATTGCTGGTGTTTCGTTTAGGCTCCGATCTCAACGAGGAAAAATCTGAGTTATTCGGAATTAACGTCTTTAAGCTGCGTGAAATTGTGCCGATGACCACCATCACCAAAGCGGCAGGCATGAAGTCCCCGCTGATGGGTATGGCGAACATTCGTGGACAATTCATCCCGGTGATCGATCTGCCAGCCGTTGTGGGCTGTACGCCTGCCACAGGGCTTAACCTGATTCTGGTCACTGAATACGCCCGCAGTACCCAGGCGTTCGCGGTGGAATCCGTGGAAGATATCGTCCGTCTGGACTGGAGTCAGGTGCACGCTGCCGAATCCGGTGTGAGCAGCCGTAACATCACCAGCATCGCCTGTCTGAATGCAGACAAGCAGAACAGCACCATGGCGTTAGTGCTGGATGTAGAACAGATCCTGCATGATGTCATCCCTTCCGTCCGTGAAGTGAAGCAGGATGACATCAAGCTGAAAGAGTTTGATATCCGCCCTGGTTCGGTGGCCATTGTGGCTGAAGACTCCAGAGTGGCGCGTCAGATGCTGGAGCAGGGCCTGAAGGCGATGAACATTCCGGCGATCATGCACAATACCGGGCTTGAAGCCTGGGAGAAGATCAAACTGATGGCGAAGCAGGCTGAAGCTGAAGGCGTCTCTGTCCGCGATAAAATCTCGATGGTACTGACCGACCTCGAAATGCCGGAGATGGATGGTTTTACCCTGACGCGTAATATCAAAAGTGATATTAACCTGCGCGATATCCCGGTGGTGATCCACTCTTCCCTCTCCGGCAGTGCCAACGAAGACCACGTCCGAAAAGTGGGTGCCAACGGCTATGTGGCGAAATTTGAGATCAATCAGCTTTCAGCAGTGATCCACAAAGTGCTGGCAGAGGCGTCAAATTAAGCCTCTGTCCAGGAGGATGTGATTTACGCCGCCGCCCGGCGCAGCCTGAAGAAACCCGGCCGGGCAAACATCACCAGATTGCCCAGCAGGATCAGCAGCAGGCCAATGACCGCATTGGCATGCCAGACATAGCCTTCATAAAGGGTGGAAAGCGTCAGCGCCACCAGCGGAAACAGCAGCGTGCTGTAGGCCGCCTGACTGGCACCGATACGCCCCACCAGAGAGAAGTAAGCGCCAAATCCAATCACCGAGCCGAAAATAGCCAGATAGAGCAGCGATCCCAGATAGCGCGCCGACAGCTCCGGCATAAAGCGATCGCCGTTAAACAGGCTGATCCCGGCCATCACTAAAGCTCCATACAGCATTGCATAGGTGTTAGTGGAGAGGATCTCCAGCCCGCGTCGCTGGTGGCGGGTGCTGATCATATTGCCCAGAGAAAAACCAAAGGTTCCCAGGGCGCTGAGGCCAATGCCGATCAGCAGAGAAGGGGCCATTTCGCTGGATACCAGGTCGTGCCAGAACAGAGCAACGATACCGGTGATGCCAAGCGCTGCCGCGGGTAACAGATTGGGATGCGGACGCAGGCGGAAAAAAATCATGCTGTTGACTGCGTTATATAACACGGCCATAGAGAAAATCACCGACTCCAGTCCGCTGCTGATAAAGGAAGCGGCATGGTAGAAGCAGACAAAATTAAAGCCGAAAACGCAGCAGCCCTGAAGCAGGCAGAAGAGGTGGTCATTAAGGCTGATTTTACGTAACCTGCCCAGCAGACCCAGCACGACAACCATCGCCAGTGCGGCGACCAGAAAGCGCCAGAATACCGAAACGGTTACCGACACCACGCCCTGTTGCATCACAATAGCTATCCACGTCGTTCCCCAAATCACCACCACCAACATATACAAAAGTCCGTTCATCGCTGCCTCTGTCACTGCTTTAGTTACCCGTCAGTGTCGTCGTTGCCGGCCGGTTGCGCTTGCAGCGCGCTGCGGTGACTTGCAAATTCTTGCGGTTATTTTGGACCACAGCCCGGAACCACTGGAATCTGCTTCTGAGCCTCCCTAAACTGAGCTTCTGTTTATCGCCCGAGGTCACTATGAGCGCGCCCTATCAGGCTTTTGAAAATCTGCGTCAGCATCGCGCGCGCCTGCAGGAGAGCGTGCAACTTGGCTCGGGGATCCAGCTCGCCGCCTGGCGCAATGATTTTGACTGCGTCACGCAACGCAGCGATCACCACACCCTGAGCCTGTATGTAGAGGCCGGATTCAACACCTGGCATAAAACCCGGGCAGGCTGGCAGAATGGCGGCGGGCCGGATCGTTTTTGTCTGATGCCAGAGAACAGCGAATCTACATGGGATATCCGCTCTGAATTCTCGTTTGTGCACCTTTACTGCACGGACCAGCATCTGCGCCACCTTGCTGAGCAAATCTGGGACAAAAGCCCGGCCAGCATCTCGCTGGACGAAAAGGTGTTCAGCGAGGATGTGCGGATTACGCAGCTTTACCGGCACTTTTTGCTGAGCAGCGACTGGCAGCAAAACGCTAACCATCTGACGCTGAGCAGCGCTTCAACCCTGCTGATGACCCACTTATTGCAGCATTACAGTGAAGTGTTATGGAAGCTTCCTGCGGTACGCGGCGGACTGGCACCCGGAGTGTTACGCACACTGATCGCCTTTATTGAAGAGAATCTGGCCTCGTCCCTGACGCTGGCAGAACTGGCTTTGCAGGCCGGGCTGAGCGAGTTTCACTTCGCCAGAATGTTCAGGCAATCCACTAAACTGGCTCCTCATCAGTATGTAATGCAGCGAAGAATGGCGAAAGCCGAGCATCTGGTCCGTCACAGCAGACTGCCGCTGACAGAAATCGCGCTGGCCTGTGGCTTCAGCTCCTCCAGCCATTTCAGTAATCGTTTCCGCAGCGTCTATGGTTTTGCGCCTTCTGCTTTGCGCACCTGACCTGAAACTTTTCCTGGTCAGGGGTCTGAATTTGACCAAAAAGCGTTTATAAAGACATATTTACCAGTCCAGCCGGTGTACTGTTTCTTTGTTCGACAGAAGTTAACAAAGAGATAACAATGGGCGATTATTATTATCTGGAGCAGAAACCGCGCCAGGAAGCTCTCAAAGTTGTCCATCGTTCAGGCTGCCTGAAGTTAAGCATTCTGAAACGACAAAGAGAGTTTCTGGGCACGTTTTACACTTCAACAGATGCATTACTTACAGCAAACAAACGTTATGGTTCCAGCCGCCTGTGTCCACTGTGCTGTAGCCAGAAACGCTGATACCCCGGC
This genomic window from Erwinia sp. E_sp_B01_1 contains:
- a CDS encoding EamA family transporter; translation: MNGLLYMLVVVIWGTTWIAIVMQQGVVSVTVSVFWRFLVAALAMVVVLGLLGRLRKISLNDHLFCLLQGCCVFGFNFVCFYHAASFISSGLESVIFSMAVLYNAVNSMIFFRLRPHPNLLPAAALGITGIVALFWHDLVSSEMAPSLLIGIGLSALGTFGFSLGNMISTRHQRRGLEILSTNTYAMLYGALVMAGISLFNGDRFMPELSARYLGSLLYLAIFGSVIGFGAYFSLVGRIGASQAAYSTLLFPLVALTLSTLYEGYVWHANAVIGLLLILLGNLVMFARPGFFRLRRAAA
- a CDS encoding AraC family transcriptional regulator; this translates as MSAPYQAFENLRQHRARLQESVQLGSGIQLAAWRNDFDCVTQRSDHHTLSLYVEAGFNTWHKTRAGWQNGGGPDRFCLMPENSESTWDIRSEFSFVHLYCTDQHLRHLAEQIWDKSPASISLDEKVFSEDVRITQLYRHFLLSSDWQQNANHLTLSSASTLLMTHLLQHYSEVLWKLPAVRGGLAPGVLRTLIAFIEENLASSLTLAELALQAGLSEFHFARMFRQSTKLAPHQYVMQRRMAKAEHLVRHSRLPLTEIALACGFSSSSHFSNRFRSVYGFAPSALRT
- a CDS encoding chemotaxis protein: MDNFQKEIDERANLALSNKFELLVFRLGSDLNEEKSELFGINVFKLREIVPMTTITKAAGMKSPLMGMANIRGQFIPVIDLPAVVGCTPATGLNLILVTEYARSTQAFAVESVEDIVRLDWSQVHAAESGVSSRNITSIACLNADKQNSTMALVLDVEQILHDVIPSVREVKQDDIKLKEFDIRPGSVAIVAEDSRVARQMLEQGLKAMNIPAIMHNTGLEAWEKIKLMAKQAEAEGVSVRDKISMVLTDLEMPEMDGFTLTRNIKSDINLRDIPVVIHSSLSGSANEDHVRKVGANGYVAKFEINQLSAVIHKVLAEASN
- a CDS encoding 6,7-dimethyl-8-ribityllumazine synthase; translated protein: MVSPLKVAFIKANWHADIVNQALAGFKNEMAAREVDCQITVLDVPGAFEMPLLAQRLAKRGDVDAIVCAALVVDGGIYRHDFVAQAVVTGLMDVQLATDVPVFSVSLTPHNFQPADEFTGFYSEHFIKKGAEAARAVCMISELK
- the lldD gene encoding FMN-dependent L-lactate dehydrogenase LldD, which gives rise to MIISSSKDYRAAAKAKIPPFLFHYADGGAYDEHTLQRNCEDLADIALRQRILRNMSSLSLETTLFNETLSMPVALAPVGLCGMYARRGEVQAARAADKKGIPFTLSTVSVCPIEEVAPAMKRPMWFQLYVLRDRGFMRNALERAQAAGCTTLVFTVDMPVPGARYRDAHSGMSGAHGPLRRYLQSVMHPQWAWDVGLHGRPHDLGNISAYRGEPTNLADYIGWLANNFDPSISWSDLEWIRDFWKGPMIIKGILDPEDARDAVRFGADGIVVSNHGGRQLDGVLSSARALPAIADAVKGDLTILADGGVRSGLDVLRMLALGADTALIGRAFIYALATAGEAGVTNLLNLFEKEMRVAMTLTGASSIAEITRDSLVEAARQ
- the lldR gene encoding transcriptional regulator LldR; amino-acid sequence: MSSDLLADRLRVYISDNQLKPGQRLPAERQLAQQLGVSRSSLREAMQKLISLGVLFSRRGGGTFLQPAGPDWTEQRLVMPLSTLLAEDPGYRYDVLEARIAIESSTAWHAASRATGEDKARLKTCLAAMQHISDREDPDLAAHSDVRFHLTIAEASHNLVLLQAMRGLFDLLQSSVMQSRQRLYLQPTIPDRLADQHLAIYQAIVGGEPDAARQAMTHHLEFVAQTLHGLTEQEARHARSLRIPNEPNTK
- the lldP gene encoding L-lactate permease; its protein translation is MGSWLQNYDPLGNIWLSSLIAALPILFFFLALTKLRMKGYVAGTITVLIALAVALLFYRMPVDKALSAAVFGFFYGLWPIAWIIVGAVFVYKITVKTGQFDIIRSSILSITEDQRLQMLIVGFAFGSFLEGAAGFGAPVAITAALLVGLGFKPVYAAGLCLIVNTAPVAFGAMGIPIIVAGQVTGIDAMAISQMAGRQLPFLTMIVLFWVMAIMDGWRGVKETWPAVLVSGGSFAIAQYLTSNFLGPELPDVISALVSLLCLTLFLRVWKPVRIFRFDREEQGQVDRDSQPEKRYSARQILRAWMPFIFLTFTVTVWSVPPFKALFTPGGALYSWVATVAVPFLHLQVTKMPPVVAGAEPYAAIFKFDWFSATGTAIFISALMAIVWLKMKPALAVKTFVETLRELALPIYSIGAVLAFAFISNYSGLSTTLALALAHTGSAFTFFSPFLGWLGVFLTGSDTSSNALFAALQATTAQQIGVPEVLLVAANTTGGVTGKMISPQSIAIACAAVGLAGKESDLFRFTVKHSLIFTCMVGVITTLQAYVLPWMIP